The nucleotide window TTTTCGTCTTTGTCCAGTTCATACACGAAAACATCCGTCAATTCTCCTCCCTTATTCTTGCTGACATAAAAATTGTAGCCGGGAAAATCCTTCACCAACCGTCCCTCCGGCATGAGGACGTTCGACATCTCGAGGATCAAACTGTAGATCAATTTGTGATACGCGGCGCGACTCTGCGGCGCGATCTGCAAATTCATGAGCGCGCTGACGACGCACAGCGCCACGCTCAACAGCAGGATCGGTGTGCTCAGCGCCAACAAACTGATGCCGCTGGCCCGCACCGCCGTCAGTTCCTGGTCCGCGCTGAACCGGCCGAACGTCAGCAGCGTGGCCGTCAACATCCCCATCGGCAGCGCAAAAACCAGCACGTACGGCAGCAGCAGGCCGATCGCCTCCAACACGATGCTCAACGGTGCCTGGCGGTTGACCAGCAGGGTGAGGATTTCCCGCAGCACATTGGTGAGCAACAGCACGAAGGCAAACACCGCCACCGTCAGCACCAACGAAGTCAGCACCTGCCGCGTCAGATAAAAATGCAATGTCTTCATGCCGGCGTGCGGAGATTCGCGGGCTTATCCGCGCAATGATTTCCACGGCTCCTGGTCGCCGACCTCCACCGTGGGCGGCTCGGCGCTTTTGGCGGGCGAGAGGATGGCCAGAAAGTCGAGCACCTCGCTGCCGATGTTGTAAGTGCCGTGCACCACGCCCGCCGGCAGATAAAGCGAGTCGCCCGCGCGCATGATGCGCTTTTCCTTTTCCACCCATTGTTCGGCCGTGCCGGAAAGCATGTAGAGAATTTCCTCCATCTGCGGATGATAATGAAACCGATGCGCCTGACCCGGCTGCAAGTGCGCGCGGACAAACAACAGGTTCGTGTCCGGCACCATGCCCGGCTTGAAATACCAATGATGCGTCCGCCCGGGAACTTGCTCGACCTCGGCTTCGTTGAACGAAACAAACCGCCAGCCTGGCTGCGAAGTATTCGGCATGGCTGAAGGTTTTAGATGAAGAAAAGGGGCACGTCGAGTGGCGAATGAGAGTTGCCAAGCCACTGCCAAATTGTAGGTGACCGCTTGGGCGTGATGGAACTACTTCGGCGTGGTACGCAAGCGATTGCGGTCGGTGCCTTTGAGGAAGGTCGGTTCGCGGCGGGCGCCACCATTCATGACGTGATAGATCGCGCGGGATACTCGACTCGGATTTTGCGAGCCATGCACCGAGCTTGCGTCGGCGTGGCGCTTTGTCAATCGCCAGACTGTTGTTTCTGCGGGACTGACCCCCTTTCGGAGGGAAACGACAAATCTTTCAGAAAATCTTAGCTACATCGCTGACTTCCTGAGTTCCAGATTCAGATCAAACTCTCTCTGGCTTATTTCCAAACGATGCTTTAGACATTGCCTGTCTCGGAACCGGGAACTTTCAAGATTCACATTCCCAGGTCAGCGCGCGACTCAGGATTTTCGTTGGCTGGGAACGTCCTGAAACTTTTTTCTCAGCTCGAAAACTTTGATTACACCTCTGGCAGGCGGTAGGGGTTTTCACGCAAGCCCGGCGTATCGTGCTGAGCAACCTGACGCCAGGGACGAGCTATAACATTCAGCCCCACGCCGTCGGCGGGAGCACTGCCTACAGCGATTGGAGCGATCCGGTTTCGCACATGGCGATGTAAGGCGAGTCCGATTCGAGAGCAAACCAACACGAGCGGGGCTGAAGAGTCCTCGCTTTCTTTTTGCAGCGCGGTGCAGAACCGCCACCGCAACGCTCGGTCAGCTCGCCGGACGCGATGGCCGGATTGACATGGCAATCAGCCATTGGGCCGCGTAATAAGTGCCCAGCACCAGAGTCGGCGACAGATTTACACCGGGTCGAAACCGGTCAAGTCCGAGCATGGTATCGGACATGACGAACAGTGCGGCGCCAACGGCAGCGGCCCAGGCGCCGGGAACGCTCAAGCTCAACGCCCGACTCGTAGCCTGGCCCGCCATCGCCAGGATGAATATCGTGTAAAGGACGACGGGAATCCGCAGGGCGGCGGGAATTCCGGGCCATTGGAGCAGGAGCATGGGCACACCGACCAGGAACCAGACGAGAAATACCAGCGGCCGTTTGCCAAACCGAACATCGGAGGTGAACGCCACCAGATAAGCAATGTGGGCGACCAGAAAACTCAACAGCCCGGCCAGGAACAAATTGCCGGGCAACATGAGGAAGACGTCACCAGCAAGCGAGAAAGCAAGGCCGGTGACGATCGCCCATTTGTAGCGCGCCAACCCCGGCCCCGGAGCGATCAATGCCAGAAGGAGAATCAGCCCTGTGCTCAGCGGCTTGAATAAATACACCACCCAACGGCTTGCGGAATGCGTCTCATGTCCCCAAATGGCGACCGCACTTGACCCAAGTATGGCAATGGTCAGGAGTACAACCCTCGTTGGCATATCAGGAACTTCACTGTCGATTTCAGGGTTCACTCAACCCAAGTCCAACTCCACGGCCAGGGGTAAACCCAAAGCGGGTTGGGGTAGGTGTTGCCCGGGGAACGGAGAAATTTGCTTTGTGGAAACCATTCGGCATGGCCGTCACTGAACGATTGGTTGTGGCCATCCGGCGTGCCCAGTGTGCCCTGCGGTCCATGGTTGGAGGCCCAGCGCTTCTCGCTGTCAATCACCAGTGTGTGGTCAGAGGTCAGAGGGCCGACCCGGTCGGTCGATTTGGACGGCGAATTCTTTCCTTTGAAAAAGTTACCGGACAAACCGGTCAGCACGACAAAGTGATCGATGTGAAACAATCCTTCATCAAGAAAAAACCTTGGCAGGTCGGGGCGCGCCGGACATTTCCACACGGTCAGCGGTTTGTCGTCGGCCACTTTTGTGCCTGTTGTGAACCTGGCGCTCGCCAGGCCGTAGGAGACCAGCACGATTGCTTGATTGCTGCTCATGACGTAAAGCGGTCCGGCGGGTGGAGGGTACCGGGTGGTCTTGTCGGCGGTGGGAAAAATGCCTTTGTAATCGTCGGCGTACATCAGGAACGCGACGGCCTGATTCTTGATGTTGGACAGACAGGAAGTGCGGATGGCTTTTGCCTTGGCTTTGCTCAACGCCGGCAACAGCAAGCCCGCGAGAATGGCAATGATCGCAATGACGACGAGGAGTTCAATCAGTGTGAACGCTTTCTTCCACTTTCGCTCGCAATGAGAGAAAGCAATCGAATTCATGTTACCTCTTCGCCTCCGAGTTCTTCATCCGATAAAGCTTTGAAGCGGTGCGGATGATCAAACTGTCCCGCGCAATCGCCGGCGTGGCCATGCACATTTCGCCGAGACTGTTCCTGCCAATCAACTTGTATTCCGGGCCGGCTTGAAAAACGAAGGTGTCGCCATCTTCGCTGAGGCAAAAGATTTTATCGTCATAGGCCCACGGCGAAGCGGTGAATCCGGAGTTACCATCCGGATTGATCCGTTGCTTGTCGTAAATCTGTTTGCCGGTCTTCGCATCACGACAGTTCAGAAATCCGAAATCAAACAGCACGTAAAGGTAATCGCCATAGACCAGCGGCGAGGGATTGTACGGCGCGGCGGTTTTTTCGGACCACGCTATGAATTGATTGCTCGTTTCTCCTTCCTTGAGGCTGATATCGCCCGACGCAGCGGGACGAATCGCAAACACCGGACGATTCTTGTCGCCGACATAACCGGAACAAACATAGAGCAAGCCGGATTTTGCGAACGGAGTGGGGATGACGATGGACGACATACCACCAAATTCCCAAAGCAGCTTGCCGTCGAGATCGTAAGAACGGACCTTGGAGCGGCCGGGCACGATCAACTCCGTGCGCTTCTCGTTTTCCCAGACAAACGGCGTGGCCCAGTTGCTCTTCTCTTCTCGTTCAACACGCCACAGTTGCTCGCCGGTTTTCTTGTTCAACGCGACGAGGAACGATTTCTCCTCGTTGTCATTGACGATGAACAGCCGGTCCTTGTGCAGCACTGGCGAAGCGGCCGTGCCCCAGCCGTGCGCGGTTTTGAAATGCCCCCATTTTTGCGACCACACTTCCTTGCCGTTCAGGTCGAGACAAAAGAGGCCGAGGTTGCCAAAGTAGGCATAGACGCGTTCGCCGTCGGTCACCGGCGTTTCCGAGGCGTAAGTGTTTTTCAGATGAACAGAAGTGCTGGGCGAACCTGCGTGCACTTGTTTCTCCCACACCTTCTTTCCGCTCTGCCAGTCGAAGCAATAGACCATCCAATGATGGAGGTTTGTGGATGGCGTTGGTCGCTCTCCGCCGAAATAAAGTCCCTTCTTCGGTTGCTCAACCTGGCCATCTTTGATGACCGACGTAAGAAAAATCTTGTCACCCCAAACGATGGGCGACGACCAACCCCAGCCGGGAACGCTTGCGCTCCACGCGACGTTCTGATTCGTGCTCCAAGTCGTTGGCAGGTTCTTGGTGTCGGCCACGCCGAGCGATCGTTCACCGCGGAATTGCGGCCAGTTGTTTTGAGCGAGAGCGGTTGTAACGGCCAACAGTCCGAGCGCGAGTATTTTTTTCATTTTGAATGAACCTTGCCGCGGTGGGGTGATCAAAATCCTTTTCCGACGGTGCCGGTCTTGATGCGGCTGAGATAGTGGTTGGCCATGATGTAGAGCGTCGAACCGTCATCGCCCCAGGCGCAGTTGCCGGTCGGCTGGCCGGTGTCGATGGTGCCAAGATGTTTGCCCTCGGGTGTGAAAACAAATACGCCGCCGGGCCCGGTGGCAAACAGATTGCCCTTCTTGTCCAGTTTCATTCCATCGGGAAGTCCATTGCCTTTTTTGACCTTGTCCGTGGCATTGAAGAAAACCCTGCCGTTGGCGATCGTGCCGTCCGGTCTCACATCGTAAGCCATCCAGATCGCCAGCTTCGGATCGGACACTGCGACATACAACGTTTTCTCGTCCGGCGAGAAGGCAATACCGTTTGGATAAGTCAGTTCGCCG belongs to Verrucomicrobiota bacterium and includes:
- a CDS encoding LptF/LptG family permease, translating into MKTLHFYLTRQVLTSLVLTVAVFAFVLLLTNVLREILTLLVNRQAPLSIVLEAIGLLLPYVLVFALPMGMLTATLLTFGRFSADQELTAVRASGISLLALSTPILLLSVALCVVSALMNLQIAPQSRAAYHKLIYSLILEMSNVLMPEGRLVKDFPGYNFYVSKNKGGELTDVFVYELDKDEKVKTRTHAERGKILRGDDKQLILNLFNARGATIDSDGKWHTDATGGEVSIPLEFKPPKVRKPHLSDMTFFQLQNERLAWEQKGIDATPVLTEINSKVSFSFACLSFTLVGIPLAIRAHRRETSIGVALALILVVVYYGFTILGDALATKPEWGPYLIVWLPNFIFQAIGMVLLWRTNRGG
- a CDS encoding cupin domain-containing protein → MPNTSQPGWRFVSFNEAEVEQVPGRTHHWYFKPGMVPDTNLLFVRAHLQPGQAHRFHYHPQMEEILYMLSGTAEQWVEKEKRIMRAGDSLYLPAGVVHGTYNIGSEVLDFLAILSPAKSAEPPTVEVGDQEPWKSLRG
- a CDS encoding lysoplasmalogenase, which codes for MPTRVVLLTIAILGSSAVAIWGHETHSASRWVVYLFKPLSTGLILLLALIAPGPGLARYKWAIVTGLAFSLAGDVFLMLPGNLFLAGLLSFLVAHIAYLVAFTSDVRFGKRPLVFLVWFLVGVPMLLLQWPGIPAALRIPVVLYTIFILAMAGQATSRALSLSVPGAWAAAVGAALFVMSDTMLGLDRFRPGVNLSPTLVLGTYYAAQWLIAMSIRPSRPAS
- a CDS encoding PQQ-binding-like beta-propeller repeat protein, with protein sequence MKKILALGLLAVTTALAQNNWPQFRGERSLGVADTKNLPTTWSTNQNVAWSASVPGWGWSSPIVWGDKIFLTSVIKDGQVEQPKKGLYFGGERPTPSTNLHHWMVYCFDWQSGKKVWEKQVHAGSPSTSVHLKNTYASETPVTDGERVYAYFGNLGLFCLDLNGKEVWSQKWGHFKTAHGWGTAASPVLHKDRLFIVNDNEEKSFLVALNKKTGEQLWRVEREEKSNWATPFVWENEKRTELIVPGRSKVRSYDLDGKLLWEFGGMSSIVIPTPFAKSGLLYVCSGYVGDKNRPVFAIRPAASGDISLKEGETSNQFIAWSEKTAAPYNPSPLVYGDYLYVLFDFGFLNCRDAKTGKQIYDKQRINPDGNSGFTASPWAYDDKIFCLSEDGDTFVFQAGPEYKLIGRNSLGEMCMATPAIARDSLIIRTASKLYRMKNSEAKR